The region GTGCAGGGGATGGTGGAGACGCAGCGGGTGCTGCGGCGGGCGCAGTCGACGGGGAAGCGGGTGGAGCTGTGGCCCTACGTGCCCTACACCAACCCCTacgtggcgccgccggcggcgtacGACAAGCGAGCGCCGCCGGGCCACGTCCGCCGCGTGGACGCCGTGATGCCGGTCACCCCAGGCCAGGAGGAGcgcctcgccaccctcttcaGCGACGACAACCCCAACGCCTGCGCCGTCATGTGATGTGATGTCAAACAAAATTACACAGCGTGTAAACGACTTGGAATTTTTCATCCGATAAATTTGCCGTCATGTAACTGTTT is a window of Oryza brachyantha chromosome 8, ObraRS2, whole genome shotgun sequence DNA encoding:
- the LOC102701371 gene encoding heavy metal-associated isoprenylated plant protein 23-like, whose product is MGGTLHYLSGLLLGGSGSKSHKLKKQFNTVELKVKIDCDGCELKIRNTLANMKGVQSVEINRKQSKVTVQGMVETQRVLRRAQSTGKRVELWPYVPYTNPYVAPPAAYDKRAPPGHVRRVDAVMPVTPGQEERLATLFSDDNPNACAVM